The Brassica napus cultivar Da-Ae chromosome C7, Da-Ae, whole genome shotgun sequence genome has a segment encoding these proteins:
- the LOC125590548 gene encoding casein kinase 1-like protein 8, whose amino-acid sequence MASSEEAGLAGSVDGLMVSDGRPGQDGRDRFSGALGAYARRNDSGSGAVQADRSRPRTSENVLASSKDTAPPNHERVERPISSTRHAGSSRKAIVSSVRATSSADFTENRSSRIVPNNGRSSTAQRTQLVPDPTARPSSSSSFARAGPSRTSRETTLQNFELLTIGNGKRK is encoded by the exons ATGGCGAGTTCAGAGGAGGCTGGCTTGGCTGGTTCTGTAGATGGCTTGATGGTTTCTGATGGGAGGC CTGGACAAGACGGCCGTGATAGATTCTCGGGTGCTTTAGGGGCATATGCTAGAAGAAACGACTCAGGAAGTGGCGCGGTTCAAGCTGATCGATCTAGACCAAGAACCTCAGAGAATGTATTAGCATCATCAAAGGATACTGCACCA CCAAACCACGAGAGAGTTGAAAGACCAATCTCTTCAACAAGACACGCAGGTTCGTCAAGGAAAGCCATTGTCTCGAGCGTTAGAGCCACTTCTTCAGCTGACTTTACAGAGAACCGCTCGAGCAGAATTGTCCCAAACAATGGCCGTTCCTCAACCGCTCAACGGACTCAGCTTGTTCCTGACCCGACCGCTAgaccatcatcatcttcttctttcgcCCGAGCTGGGCCATCAAGGACTTCTCGTGAAACCACGCTCCAGAACTTTGAGCTACTTACCATAGGGAATGGGAAGAGGAAGTGA